The Vigna unguiculata cultivar IT97K-499-35 chromosome 1, ASM411807v1, whole genome shotgun sequence nucleotide sequence CCTAAATGGTAAAGTAACTCGAAGTCAAAATCTTTGAGATACTCCATCCATCGCCGGTGTCTCATATTCAACTCCTTAtggtcaaacaagtatttcagaCTTTTGTGATCGCTGAAAACCTGGAACTGGGAGCCATACAAATAGTGCCTCCATGTCTTGAGAGAAAACACTACAACAGCCAATTCTAAGTCATGGATgtggtagttcttctcatgcaccttcaactgtCGAGAAGCGTAAGCTACTGGCCTCCTTTCCTGCATCAATACACACCCCAAGCCTTGATAGGATGCATCACAAAACACCTCAAATTTCTTACTGGTGTCTGGTATAGCTAGAACCGGAGCTGTTGTCAATCTCTTCTTCATTTCCTCGAAGCATTCATCACATTTCTTCGTTCAAAAGATATGATTGTTGATGCATATCATCAAACCGCCCCAGAATTTCTTAATACACTCATTACGTCAGGACTCCCAAATCATAACATTAAATCCAAGATTGGGGCTCTAATTATGCTTTTAAAGAACTTGAACCAGGCTGAAGGACTATGTAATGAGAGTAGATTAGTTGTAAGCAGACTAGGAAATCATGTTATTGGAGCAAAGATAATTATTGGAAACAGAAAAGGCCAGGAAGTATACATTCCTCGAATGTCTATGACACCTTCACAGACGCCATGGCCTTTTAAGCTTATCAGAAGGCAATTCCCAGTTATGTTATCCTATGCAATGACAATAAACAAATCTCAAGGGCAATCCCTAGCATTAGTAGGATTATACCTACCAACACCAATTTTCGGCCACGAGTAGCTATATGTTGGGCTATCTAGAGTTCAAAGCAAAGTTGGACTAAAGATCCTAATTCATGATAATGAGAAGAAACCTTTGAACTCTACAACCAATGTAGTTTTCAAAGAAGTTTTCCAGAATCTGTACCAAGTATGCAAATAGATCTATCTAACCTATGTTATGCATTTTTAAATTGTAGCAAACTATCTCAAACATATATTacttatattaatttacttATATTACTGCATTGTATGGGTTAACATACATTTGCAGATCGACTTCGACAATTGGTTATTACATCCAGTAGTCAAAGAATCCATACCAATAAACACCACTAAAAAGTTATCATATAACtaaattgcaaaaagaaaatacattcaAAATAGATATTAACATGTTCATGTGTTCAATATATCATATAGTACCAACTTCTCCTCATGTATTCTCCACAaccttcctctttcatcatccATAACTACCCGACAATGTTTGTGAATgtttagaataaattttaactacCTGCAACCTAATCTATAAACGTATGGGCTTTCCTGTATGCACCCCACCTATTTCTCTTTACACCCCTGCTATATCAAGCAAAACTTCATATTCCTAACCATGTTAACTATTTAATATATCTAAATCCAATCATTTCATGTaacaatattcaatttttttttttatgatttcatgTAACTATGTTTtggaaatttaatatattataatttttgtattaaaataatatgtcaaatgatatttattttattcaattattatcaTCTAAATCTACTTTGCaacatcataaattttaataaataaatccatttcattattactatattattatattttatttcagattttttaaaattcagaattcaacattttcaCATTATTCagtatttaactttatttttatattatcaatccctttctattaaatattaggttaaatcattctagagttcctcatttttgtagcaaaatctcaagtaggtcccccatttttatttgactcaattgagttcctattttgaaaaattcattGCAATCAgttcctttccgttagttgttattaattatgtgccacgtgtcagcacatggttattttgatttttttttaatttttaatttttttataatttttttaaaataaaaaaaattgccacgtgtcaatctgacactgtgccacgtggcagagacagtgtgatgtggcagtgccacgtgtcattattggatgtgaaaagtctcaatgtagtccctatatttgttattttgtcccAATTGactcccaatttttttaaaactcaatcaatttcatccctatatcaaatttaatttttatataaattttacaatagtgtttttattataattgatatttttaacaaaattaattttatttaaatgtatattttgcattgaactttatttaaatattgtttcaaatatttatatcaataatttataaacaaatgttaaaattattataatttttttaaaattttatatttgaatttataaagtttttatttttaaagcaactctaacatttatctataaattatagatatataaatatttaaaacaaaatttaaataaatattagtgcaaaatatacatttaaataaacttaattttgttaaaaatatcaactattAAAAAGTaccattataaaatttatataaaaattaaatttgatacagggatgaaattgattcagttttaaaaatattgggaccaaattgagacaaaataacaaatacagagACTACATTGAGATTTTTTACATCCAATAGTGACGCGTGGCACTGCCACTATCATATCACATTGTCTCTGTCAtgtggcacaatgtcagattgacatgtagcaattttattttattttttaaaaattataaagaaaataaaaacaattataaaaaattataaaaaattaaaaaaattaaaaaaaccacgtgctgacacgtggcacataattAACACTATTACtgttagggatgacaacgggtcgggtcgggcacggatagtatgatacccgtacccgacccgctAAAAAAAATCTGCCCGTTACCCGCCCGTTTACCCGccgggtatccgcttaaaaaatacccgcggatatttttaaaacccgcgggtacccgatacccgcaaatatttaaaaaaatatgaattttataaattttttaatataaaattataaaaataaaatataaataaaattaaattataattataattataattataattaaatttgacataataaaatatactgttacttctaattttaattaaatttaacttaataaaatataaataaaatattaattttaattttttgcgggtaacgggtacccgcgggtacggatagtatgatacccgtacccgacccgtttataaccgggtattaaaatacctgttacccgttacccgcgggtaataaatacccgcgggtagtaactatccgtcgcggattttatccgcggatatctgCGGGCACGGGTATTTTTGCTATCCCTAATTACTGTATAACGGAAAGAAACTGATTGCAacgaattttccaaaataaagactcaattgagtcaaacaaaatggatgaacctacttgagatttcgctacaaaaatgagacctctggaatgatttaacctaaatattattatataaacaaaatattactatataaatagataattcataccaatataataataattatattaaatatcataataacaattttaaaaaaaaaacacaatgaCCTGTGCACGGGTGTCCAACTAgtattctataaaaaaatacaaaaaacattttttaacgTACAACTTAAAAAAGAAGCATTAAAAAAGAGAAGATCATGGTGACGACACCCTCCACCACGTACCGACAACAATAGTGCCACCACCGCCTCCACAACATTGACTGTGACTATACCACCAACAACCAAAATATTCGCCACCAAGAGCATCCCTTCAGTAGTGATGGGCATGGAAGAAAAATGAAGGTGGAGAGGGAAGAAACGGGAGTTGCATCCACATAGAATTAGGttaaaagaaaagtttgatttttataAGTAAGAGATTCGGGTTGTGTCAAGTATCCGcgaagttaaaaattaatattcatatttgatcgtgacaatttgtttttatctaaATATCCTAATCCACTATAATTCGATCCGTCTAAAATCAACCaaacaacaattttattttcttaggaCGAACTAGAACTTtcaaaatgggttgaaattCGCGAGTTAATCCGGCTCATCACCGGTTCGAGtcaggttgggttgaaatttttttacaaattccaatacaggttgatttttgacccggctcactCGGactgaacccgtggtgagccgggttggtgagccaacccgcaaataaagcatcacacaagtgttttttgttaagttggactttgcatatttgggtcatgttaggttgttttttttagccaacacatagataatttgtatttttgtgattttggttcaaatttttttggttcGCTAATAAGTGAATCGAGTTGGATTGGCTCACTAAATaatcaacccgtggtggatcGAGCCGGATCGGGTCGAGTTACCCGTTTTAACAACTCTAAGTCGAACGAATTCAGATAGACCCACGTAATATGCTAAGGCCTAGTTAGCAGCATGCCATCataattttgaaagatgaaattcaataaattctaattacaaattaatcataaagttgtttcttttttctctttagcCATGTTGGTTTATTAAGAAAAACACTAGAATGACCTTTATAATGATACGTTTTTTTACAATGGAGAAAATACTTTGTAAAGCAAAAACTAAAAATCTTGACACTCTTCAAAAtcctttcttttccttttgcgtttcaaatatatttggtGCATGTCATTGTCTCTGCATTCTTGCTTTAACCCCAACAGGTTCTTGCCATGTTTCACCAAACCCTGCTTCATCTTCCACCCATTCATCATCTCTTACCAAATAATattgttgataatatttaaagcCCACAAATAGCACAAACACTGCAATTACACAATTCATTAGTTCTTAGCTGTGTACTGAAATGTAAGACACAAAACTATGTATCTTCTTTTACCAAAAACTCTACCAAAATGTTACATTACACCAAAAGGTTGGCGCTAAATCAATGACTAGTTTATTTCTACATCTTAGGTGTGACTCTAAGTAAGTAACTAATAACTGTAGTTTTTACAACCCAAACGTGATTATCTTAGTTACCTGACCAAATGCGAGCAACAAGTGATGACAGATTCCAAACAATGCCAAAAATGGCAAGAGCTGCAACCTTTTTGTGAGAACAAGAATCCCAAGCATCACGGAATCGACCAATCCAAAAGTTTGCTTCatataaattgaaacaaaaacaaatcattCATCACATTAAGACAAGAACATTTAAACCATTAGATTGAGTTAAGAGTTATATAAGAATTCATGAACTTAGAGGATTAAATCATTGATTCATGAAGGAGGGGTTTAATTATGGTTATCTCCGTAATATCACTTAAGACCATTTTTAGACGAATAATGATACTTTGACATACATTATATTCATTTACTTAAGAACATATTCACtattacaaattttcatattttatgggatttttcttgcaaatttgttatgaaaaattgcaagaaaaaaaaatttactatttttccTAAAAATTTTGATTGACGGATAATTAtttcgtggataattatttcctacaaaattataaaattcgcaagtatttcctataaaataatttattgtgaaaagtattttgtgcaaaaatattttacaaaaatattggTAGTCATTTCTTGTAAATTATTATAAGTATTACTtaagaaaacaatttaaaaaaaatgataataaattgtattttttaaccGTGATTGTAGGAGTAAAATTATCGTAAAAAAGTGAACTTTGTAAttgtgaaagaaaagaaaagaaaagattgtaattgtgaaagaaaagaaaagatgagGAGAAATGTCATAAGTGTAATTGTTTTTCTAATATCAAAGTATCATTATTTTTTGGAGTAAGTAAACACAAGAAAATTAAGATAGTATGATAGGGTTTGGACCTTGGGGGTGGGGGACCACTAAGTGCATGATGTACGTATGTATGTAATGTGATGGGCATTATTATCTCATAATTGTGTTCCAAAATATGAACGCTTTGATGATAAATCCAATACTTGTAAGGAGTGGACCCAAAACAGTGAAGAATAAAAGCAAAGATGCTCATCCATGTGATCCATTAAAAGTTTCACACATCCCCATtattaaaaatgcaaaatacCTAAATCCTAAAGCAGATTTAGAGTTCAATTATTTCAATGGAGGAGGTCTTTATATAGTTAAAACCCTAGACAACATAAGttactcttttttctttaaagggGACCCACTAAATCCATTACAATGAATCAGTTATACAAATCAAAGGTAAAAGAGCCATTTCCATGACCATAATAAACACATGCACCATCAAACTATGTAGGCCTGCACAAATTCTGCAACCTTAATATTTGGCAACAGAGCATCAAATATGATGCTCCCACACGTCTCATAAATGGCGTGTCCTATGTCCGACACGTATCGAATATCGATATTCGTACGATACTTGTAGAGTACACTATATCtaatttgaaagatatttttttatctttgacatgattttgattactaaaataaagaataaatctTATTCTTACTACTTTTTGCATATTGGATATTAGATATATAAATTGGATTCATTTTTATGTTAGTTGACAATGTGTTAGTTGACAGTTTCAAACTTAATACGTATATATACGCTATGTCCCGTGTCCCGTAtcctatatttttttcaatttaaccgTATCTCCGTATCCGTATCCGTATGTGGGCAACATCTAGCAGTAGTCACTTATTACAATCATCCTAAGCATTAAAAATGATGAAGCCAAATCAAAGTGACATGTAATTTAGAATTTTACCAAATGTAGTTAACTGTGCAGAATATGAGGAGCAGATTCTTGGCAAGGTAAAAGATCCAAAGAAGCCTGAGGCAGTGTGAGAACAAGATTAGTAATTAAGAACAGAagacaaaataagaaaaaatatgaaggatTTGTGGTGCAAAGCGTGAGAGAGGCTTTTGCATTGGCATGCAGTTGGTTGTGCTCATTTTTGTGCATAATGCAATAGACCTAGGCATTAGCAACTCACAGAATTTGGCCATATTAAAATGGTTATGGAGCTGCCACATCTAGCAAGAACAAAGAACGATATGGCCAACTACAATTCATAAAAACCTTGCCAAATTTATTATCAGGTTATAGAAGAAGGAGGAAGAAATAATGGAAACAAATCATGCTATTtgtgacaaaagaaaaaaataccttTATGGTGGTACCAGGATCTCCAGAAAACATGGTTCTGAGTTGTGACAGAAATTCATTCAAGTAAGGAAGTATCAACTTTAGCACCCAAATTGCTTCTTCTTCTCCTAGTACATAGTTTGAGCTTTCTACATCTATGACCCCCCTATTAGTAAGTAAAACTCATAGAGTTTAGTATCCAGTAGTATATTTctgtcatttatttttcaacactATGTTGGGATTATTGATTGTGATTACCTGCATATTAGTGATCTGTACAGAAATATAACAGCTAGATAGACAAGGCCAAGATAGGACATTGCAGAAATGAGACTGCAGAACCAAGGATCAAGAAGTTCAATTATGGGTTATTTTTAAGTAGCAAAAGTGTATGTTGAGAATGGATTGAACTGTGGTGAGGATTCCTAACCTCAGATTGGTGTCCCTTGCATAAGAAGATGAAACTATAGTGAATGTTCCAATCCCAAAGATAAATGCTGATCTTGAGATATCTTTCCACATGATTAAATCCACTGAAGAGTGACATATATAAAAACATTCTGGAATGAGTGGTtgaaattatacaaattttttcaACTACTTTGACTTTTGCATAATTCTGAAATGTAGATAAATCACCTAAACTCTGCAGTTTGTTCTGTGATTGTGGAAAGCTATAGCACTCTTCTGCCTTTGGAACTGAATGGTAAAGATCAATTAGACTTGGAAAAAGCCCAAAACTCAAAAATCATGTTTAAGGAACAAGACCTTACTTGAATCAGCCTTGGAGAAATTTTGGTGAACTGTGGAGAGCTTTTTTATTGGAGGAGATGGCTTCACAGTTAGAGGGACAGCCAGTAGTAACCTTTCATGTTTCTGATGAAAATGTCTGTCGGTTTTCACAGACTTTTCAATCTTCTGTTTTTCTGGTACATTCACAAACTCCTTTTCTGGCTTATTCCCAACCTTGGATTTTGGTGGATTAATTTCCTTAACATCAAAACTCTGTATCTCCATCTCAGTATCAATCTCCTCCtcctcatcttcttcttcatcaccATGAGAATCACCATCAACATGCACTAATGAACACTTGACCATGCTAGCATCATCTGAACTGCTAGAAATTACCTTCTCTTGACACACACCAAAATCCTTGCAATTTTCATCACTGTCATTCTTGCCATTGTTCTTTCTGATTTCCCCAATATTCTTGTCACCAGGTTCACCCACCTCAGATCTTTTCCTTCTGGTGAGAATTTGACCTTGTTCTAATTTATCAGTACAAACAGAAGTTCCTTCATTCTTCTCCTTCCTAACTTGCTTTGGACTCTTTTTTATTGAATCAGAAGATACATTAAGGTTCTTACATTGTTCTACTTTTCCTCTGcctgattgaatttttttattctccaACCCCTCAGACCTTTCCAATTTCCAAGATTTTGTCTTTCCAGTAGCAATTACACCCCCATTTTGGCTTCTCTTCAATCTTGTGCCACCATTGCCTCCTTCTTCAGAACCTTGTTCTGCGTTGAAGACCTTAACTCCACCACCAACTTCATCACTCTTCATTCTGCTCTCCCACACTGACCCTGCAACCACACTGCATCTAGCCCCAACTCTTCTCCTACTCACATTCATCTCAATTATAATACcctttgattttcttttccttctttctcTCCCTAACTGTAATGGGACATGAGTGTTTGATGGATACCAAGCTTTCAGCTGCAGAAATGGCGGTTGGTGGAGTCCCACATTGGGATCTCCTTGTAAAGCAACctcaaagagagagagagaatcaAGGGATTGTGTGTTGAGTAAGAGACAGTGGTTGGtctctcttcttttttctctttattgtgttcttgtcagagaaaagaaaataaaattagcgGGCGGGTTGAATGATTAGGGTGTTAGgatttaattatatatcaaaattttgcaTTCActcctatttttatttttattctttattttttaacgtgaattattaattttttaaaaaaaaaataataatatattaatcaacAACGTACGCTAAACtgcattataaaataaaaagtgaaaatcATAGTATATTATCTTTACttatattacttaattatttgtatatatataattcttctCAATTCAAAACAATTGATATTTCAGAAACTTGCATGAAAATGTTAATTAACTCTCTAGTCATTTTTATCGAGAAGCAGAAGTTGTATTTCTTGTCCTTCACATGCCATAGAAAAAATTGtagttatataatatatgtacgAGATTTAACCAATTTTGACTAATGAAGTTCTCTTGGACGagatattttaatagttttaaaagattgaaatatttagtaattaaattttttatagctaaattttctttattttttaaataatagtttggacgatatttcaattattttgtttggataaatcaatttaatttctattttattgtgaattcaattttatctttgagTTTAACTTAACTTAGCTCGACCTCAATTGGTTCGATCTAGGTCGATTCGACCTTGACACAATTTGAATCAATTCAACCTCAGCCGATTCGAATCGATTATGCCTGAGTTGACTCGATTCATCCTTCAACTAGGGTAGATTGGTTTAAACCTTATGTCTAGGCCAACTCAA carries:
- the LOC114162139 gene encoding reticulon-like protein B21, producing MNVSRRRVGARCSVVAGSVWESRMKSDEVGGGVKVFNAEQGSEEGGNGGTRLKRSQNGGVIATGKTKSWKLERSEGLENKKIQSGRGKVEQCKNLNVSSDSIKKSPKQVRKEKNEGTSVCTDKLEQGQILTRRKRSEVGEPGDKNIGEIRKNNGKNDSDENCKDFGVCQEKVISSSSDDASMVKCSLVHVDGDSHGDEEEDEEEEIDTEMEIQSFDVKEINPPKSKVGNKPEKEFVNVPEKQKIEKSVKTDRHFHQKHERLLLAVPLTVKPSPPIKKLSTVHQNFSKADSIPKAEECYSFPQSQNKLQSLVDLIMWKDISRSAFIFGIGTFTIVSSSYARDTNLSLISAMSYLGLVYLAVIFLYRSLICRGVIDVESSNYVLGEEEAIWVLKLILPYLNEFLSQLRTMFSGDPGTTIKLAISFFVLARCGSSITILIWPNSASLDLLPCQESAPHILHS